A window from Microvirgula aerodenitrificans DSM 15089 encodes these proteins:
- a CDS encoding type 2 lanthipeptide synthetase LanM — MAGARAPLLHELLHAAPAETGARMSDTLYRRWPALLGTDTLSRRLDWGYEGPDPADAPPWEDMLAAALSAPDDAALPGSLDPIGPIPFEEALLPFVAAARTGLEREAGTALGICSPAARAALERHLFALLSVVATPVLGSAFSLQRALAGSLPWLPPRGRQNYEAFVASLQAGGLRLLLADYPALARLLATVARGWVLAHGRLLQRLERDWHRIVATFGFPAADCQLDGITAGCSDPHDGGQSVTVLHLSNGRRLVYKPRSLEMENGLAQLLDWAGRTGFPWPFRTVALLPGEGYGWMEFVEAAPCDDEAAVGRFHARSGGLFCLWWLLQGTDVHHENLIASGEYPVIVDAETLLHPRPFPGVIHQLGPGAGYGASPEDDFARALLESGFLATGKALDLSAWGQAGDGATPFQVASCQAINSDAMTMAHETFHVAPRPNLPVLHGQPRQAAAHAGAIVDGFTAMYRLVVQHRHDFLTLLDGFAGCSGRFVARATNTYGLLLHAGLQPEWLREGPARGVLFERLRQAALAAPARPACWPLLDAELAALERLDIPRLSCRCDLPAPCWPAPLDQARARVASASLPDLDRHAAALRQALTPQTASPRHPHPA; from the coding sequence ATGGCCGGTGCGCGGGCGCCCTTGCTGCACGAACTGTTGCACGCCGCACCGGCGGAAACCGGCGCGCGGATGAGCGATACGCTGTATCGCCGCTGGCCGGCGCTGCTGGGCACCGACACGCTGTCCAGGCGGCTGGACTGGGGCTATGAAGGCCCCGATCCAGCCGATGCCCCACCGTGGGAAGACATGCTGGCGGCGGCGCTGTCCGCACCGGACGACGCCGCCCTGCCCGGCAGTCTCGACCCCATCGGGCCGATTCCGTTCGAGGAAGCGCTGCTGCCCTTCGTCGCCGCCGCACGCACCGGGCTGGAGCGCGAAGCGGGTACGGCACTCGGCATCTGCTCCCCGGCGGCGCGAGCGGCGCTGGAACGCCATCTGTTCGCGCTGCTCTCCGTCGTTGCCACTCCGGTGCTCGGTTCCGCGTTTTCCTTGCAGCGCGCGCTGGCCGGCTCATTGCCCTGGCTGCCCCCCCGGGGTCGCCAGAACTACGAAGCCTTTGTCGCTTCGCTGCAGGCCGGTGGTCTGCGCCTGCTGCTGGCAGACTATCCCGCACTGGCGCGCCTGCTGGCGACTGTGGCCCGGGGATGGGTGCTGGCCCACGGCCGGCTTCTGCAGCGGCTGGAAAGGGACTGGCACCGGATCGTCGCCACGTTCGGCTTCCCCGCCGCCGACTGTCAGCTGGACGGGATCACGGCCGGCTGCTCCGACCCCCATGACGGGGGGCAGAGCGTAACCGTTCTGCACCTGTCGAATGGCCGGCGCCTGGTCTACAAGCCCAGGTCGCTGGAGATGGAGAACGGGCTGGCGCAACTGCTCGACTGGGCCGGTCGCACCGGCTTTCCGTGGCCATTTCGCACCGTGGCGTTGCTGCCCGGCGAGGGCTATGGCTGGATGGAGTTCGTCGAGGCGGCGCCCTGCGACGACGAGGCGGCCGTCGGGCGTTTCCATGCCCGCTCAGGCGGACTGTTCTGCCTGTGGTGGCTGCTGCAGGGAACCGACGTCCACCACGAAAACCTGATCGCCAGCGGGGAGTATCCCGTGATCGTCGATGCCGAGACCCTGCTGCATCCCCGCCCCTTTCCCGGCGTGATTCACCAGTTGGGCCCGGGCGCCGGTTACGGTGCAAGCCCGGAGGATGACTTTGCCCGGGCACTGCTGGAGAGCGGTTTCCTGGCTACCGGCAAGGCGCTCGATCTGTCGGCCTGGGGACAGGCCGGGGACGGGGCCACGCCGTTTCAGGTCGCCAGCTGCCAGGCCATCAATTCCGATGCCATGACCATGGCGCACGAGACCTTTCATGTCGCACCGCGTCCCAACCTGCCGGTGCTGCACGGCCAGCCCCGGCAGGCGGCGGCGCATGCCGGGGCGATCGTCGACGGGTTCACGGCGATGTACCGGCTGGTCGTGCAGCACCGCCATGACTTTCTGACCCTGCTTGATGGCTTCGCCGGTTGCAGCGGGCGCTTTGTCGCGCGCGCGACCAATACCTACGGGCTGCTGCTGCATGCCGGCCTGCAACCGGAATGGCTGCGCGAAGGCCCTGCCCGCGGCGTGCTTTTCGAGCGCCTGCGCCAGGCGGCGCTGGCGGCCCCGGCACGCCCTGCGTGCTGGCCCCTGCTCGACGCCGAACTGGCGGCGCTGGAACGGCTCGACATCCCCCGCCTGTCCTGCCGCTGCGACCTGCCCGCGCCCTGCTGGCCGGCGCCACTGGATCAGGCCCGTGCCAGAGTTGCGAGTGCCTCGCTGCCTGATCTCGACCGGCATGCGGCAGCACTCCGGCAAGCACTGACACCCCAGACCGCCTCTCCCCGCCACCCTCACCCAGCCTGA
- a CDS encoding alpha/beta hydrolase family protein: MTPPWVDRLFGQQSTLFYQVTLAGQVFIQQWTCHDDEDGGLHRLTFRAVIDQRVAGWGSGRICSDGELLCTAALDPVRYCQRNQGNLVQQLDFGAEQVAILLPDGSTQQVDRAGARFLVDSTFPATMALIYASLAGENAAAADLNLKLKVFLVPSLVTVPYETWPSGDAETAAGRWHCTSHRSEVLLDAAGVMQVARVPDAGVEATLCRDAPPMPDWQDFPRSDRPPPVYRMPSGAGFRLEDVEIDGPVTPIGGSLSIPAGPGPFPAVLFIGGSGTHDRHGIAGDIDIGSHEIMDDLAEHGFLGLRFDTRGAGSTRLGADALDRGLASDIADARACLAWLVARPEAAGQPLFLIGHSQGATIALALAGEPAAGPGVQGVVLMAAMGRDLDQILADQILVQGRKLGLSPQQIEAQQADAHTLAQLVRSGQAWDGEQVPHHLLAAFRTPTWYKAFLDYPATGLIRRVNCPILLCQGGADFQISPTRDAGPLLAAARDAGRDCRYLFFPDLDHLFKRSAGQSSLEEYQLPRPVDPVFLARLRAWLASRAGLKA; the protein is encoded by the coding sequence ATGACCCCGCCCTGGGTTGACCGCCTGTTTGGCCAGCAGTCCACGCTGTTTTATCAGGTGACGCTGGCCGGGCAGGTGTTCATCCAGCAATGGACTTGCCATGACGACGAGGACGGCGGTCTGCACCGGCTGACATTCCGGGCCGTGATTGACCAGCGGGTGGCGGGATGGGGAAGCGGCAGGATCTGCTCGGATGGCGAATTGCTGTGCACGGCTGCGCTCGATCCGGTTCGTTACTGCCAGCGCAACCAGGGCAATCTTGTCCAGCAGCTGGATTTCGGGGCCGAACAGGTGGCGATCCTGCTGCCGGACGGATCGACCCAGCAGGTGGACCGGGCCGGGGCCCGCTTCCTGGTCGACAGTACCTTCCCGGCGACAATGGCGCTGATCTATGCGTCGCTGGCCGGCGAAAACGCCGCTGCGGCTGACCTGAATCTGAAACTGAAAGTGTTTCTTGTGCCGTCGCTGGTGACGGTTCCCTACGAAACCTGGCCCTCCGGCGATGCGGAAACCGCTGCCGGTCGCTGGCATTGCACGTCACACCGCAGCGAGGTGCTGCTGGATGCCGCGGGCGTGATGCAGGTCGCGCGCGTTCCGGATGCCGGGGTCGAGGCCACGCTGTGCCGCGATGCCCCGCCGATGCCGGACTGGCAGGATTTCCCCCGGTCGGACCGGCCGCCCCCGGTCTACCGGATGCCCTCCGGTGCCGGCTTTCGGCTGGAGGACGTGGAAATCGACGGGCCGGTGACGCCGATTGGCGGCAGCCTGTCCATTCCGGCCGGACCCGGTCCGTTCCCTGCCGTGCTGTTTATCGGCGGCTCCGGCACCCATGACCGGCATGGCATCGCCGGCGATATCGACATCGGCAGCCATGAAATCATGGACGATCTGGCCGAACATGGCTTTCTCGGCCTGCGGTTCGACACCCGCGGCGCCGGCAGCACCCGGCTCGGAGCCGATGCGCTGGACCGGGGCCTGGCCTCCGACATTGCCGATGCCCGGGCCTGCCTGGCCTGGCTGGTCGCCCGTCCGGAAGCGGCCGGTCAGCCGCTGTTCCTGATCGGGCACAGCCAGGGGGCGACAATCGCTCTGGCACTGGCAGGCGAACCCGCTGCCGGACCGGGAGTGCAGGGCGTGGTGCTGATGGCAGCAATGGGGCGTGATCTGGACCAGATACTGGCCGACCAGATTCTGGTCCAGGGCCGCAAACTCGGCCTGAGCCCGCAACAGATCGAAGCCCAGCAGGCGGATGCGCACACGCTGGCGCAACTGGTCCGCTCCGGCCAGGCCTGGGACGGGGAGCAGGTGCCGCATCATCTGCTGGCCGCCTTCCGGACCCCGACCTGGTACAAGGCCTTCCTCGACTATCCAGCCACCGGGCTGATTCGCCGGGTGAATTGTCCGATACTGCTGTGCCAGGGCGGCGCCGATTTCCAGATCTCCCCGACGCGCGATGCCGGGCCGCTGCTGGCGGCCGCACGCGATGCCGGGCGCGATTGCCGCTATCTGTTCTTTCCCGATCTGGATCACCTGTTCAAGCGCAGTGCCGGGCAATCCAGCCTTGAGGAGTATCAGCTGCCAAGGCCGGTGGACCCGGTGTTCCTGGCACGGCTGCGCGCGTGGCTGGCCAGCCGTGCCGGGCTCAAAGCTTGA
- a CDS encoding PH domain-containing protein, protein MQIYEMAQYEFRGIVWVLVSLLLVLAVLLVCVVQAPAFEASGGGLRIRGTLFGRTIPAAALRLSEARIVDLRTTPALQPAWRLFGVGLPGYRAGWFRLGNKEKALVFLGRSHQALYIPTTAGYALLIAPNDPDGCLGTLRSGAA, encoded by the coding sequence ATGCAGATCTACGAAATGGCACAGTACGAGTTTCGGGGAATCGTGTGGGTTCTGGTTTCCCTGCTGCTGGTGTTGGCCGTCCTGCTGGTGTGCGTCGTCCAGGCCCCGGCATTTGAAGCGTCGGGCGGCGGGCTGCGCATTCGCGGCACCCTGTTCGGGCGCACGATTCCCGCCGCGGCGCTTCGCCTGAGCGAAGCCCGCATTGTCGACCTGCGCACCACCCCGGCCCTGCAGCCGGCATGGCGTCTGTTCGGCGTCGGGCTGCCCGGCTACCGGGCCGGCTGGTTCCGGCTGGGAAACAAGGAAAAAGCACTGGTGTTTCTCGGCCGGAGTCATCAGGCGCTGTACATTCCGACCACCGCCGGGTACGCCCTGCTGATCGCGCCGAATGACCCCGATGGCTGTCTGGGCACCCTGAGGAGCGGGGCGGCATGA
- a CDS encoding tetratricopeptide repeat protein, giving the protein MGKPNEELDDALYAKVLALSEEGNRLIEEDDNLPAALDAYGEALALLPPPIERWDATLWLLIALGDSHFLLGQYDQSYDFLARAMRCPDALGTPFIHLRLGEIQFERGNLDKAADELARAYMGDGPEIFDTEDPKYLTFLRTRMRGI; this is encoded by the coding sequence ATGGGCAAACCGAATGAAGAGCTCGACGACGCGCTGTATGCAAAAGTGCTTGCGCTCAGCGAAGAAGGCAATCGTCTGATCGAGGAGGACGACAATCTGCCGGCCGCCCTCGACGCCTATGGCGAGGCGCTGGCGCTGCTGCCGCCGCCGATCGAGCGCTGGGATGCCACCCTGTGGCTGCTGATTGCCCTCGGTGACAGCCATTTCCTGCTTGGGCAGTATGACCAGTCCTACGACTTTCTGGCCCGGGCGATGCGCTGTCCCGATGCGCTGGGCACGCCGTTCATCCATCTCCGGCTCGGGGAGATCCAGTTCGAACGCGGCAATCTGGACAAGGCCGCCGACGAACTGGCGCGGGCCTATATGGGAGACGGGCCGGAAATTTTCGACACCGAGGACCCGAAGTACCTGACCTTCCTGCGCACGCGGATGCGCGGGATCTGA
- a CDS encoding FG-GAP-like repeat-containing protein, which yields MLLLLLAGLPAQAGPDAGQTGALRANTEVSALGASTYELPIQVPPGIVGVEPLLSLQYNSQQGEGIAGLGMSLTGLSIITRCPATTPLDGYVGSVNFNDRDRFCLDGARLIAVKGRYGQDGSEYRTESESWTRVVARGVCGSGPCSFQAWNKAGWALAFGTTADSRPGVPGASEIVSWQIARSADLNGNAVTVHYSTASDGLQNLPAQIRYTENPAQGMTGGSRAVSFDYEPRPDRMPRYIGGQRFLMDKRLTRIRTSADGAAVLDYRLGYAVSATTRRSLLDSVTVCPGGGSGDCLAPTRFTWQAATPDVRSPNGSAGGLLASDWCSGESAVVDDADFNGDGRPDLLCTREGEAWVLVSTGTQARPANNRARGQLNLTKDWCAGKDRTLGWTDFNGDRKTDVVCASGDSTFKVMASTGSDVISVNGRSGGLLSTPPQWCEASRQCRPRFVNFDGDGRGDLACDCEDGDHRVLVSTGSDVRSPNNSPLGQVASQFCSAKGATTSWGDFNGDGQSDLFCHDHGRQSVLVSTGTQLVSPNQDARGVLRNNWCAGPDDQIGSADFNGDGLADLSCRQANGSIQVLLSTGKGLAGPNDDANGLVRAGWCTGSDSRLSWGDFNGDGLADAFCHEKNGRQSLMVSTGTQLVPGNNSADGLIRANWCQGGTVRAGNSDFNGDALADLICADSKGGQSVLVHSAGAPDLLSTVTNGLGGGARFSYRPMTDDAVYRDGDKVAYPTLDIRTPLYLVDRYTPFDGRGNDYPNALQYKGARTQVELRRWLGFQEVRRTRLFDGRYSLTRYLQQYPLTGFMEEVGEYAADGALLSRGNFVPQVLNPYPGVYATLRASERSSTFTAGKADYVSEKRYRYDEYGNPLLTQDLGDAASPADDLFDCWHYRNDPVQWRLGYIDSHRSTRSEAACNAFLQDPQRRWDESVDLRWERTGYDAAMNPLTLGAWDDQNKTWLTQTKGFDGFGNMVSMTDWAGQTTRLEVDPGKTYVVSVTSPALDNGVRLKTRSAYQNGFGNRTLEVDANGNEQRSEFDGLGHRVREFGPRPGADSGAATTLLKTYHYGQDAAGYFVETRERSDWAQEDTARWPYSRLYVDGLSRPLRTVRSGPAGGADVLTEQVYDAAGRLGRSSFPRFVQEPAAWVSYLYDNRDRPTRMTQPDGTVQTVDYLQGELKVRTTLAAGTADERSTLRESSVRDALLRTTASNGAVVSYQYDPLVQTRETLGPRGDLIRFRYDSLGRIVWSQSADTGEKYFRYDAKGLLARVEAPDQTVIRYEYDALGRVRRQSTSRDGEPGQRYDYGYDDAAANGLGVLTRVTGADATQSMGYDRYGRVRTETLAIDGRVYTQTSEYAPDGARTRLIYPDNAILDTAYDAVGNPTTLTFRDRADATPRTVADYRSYTAQNQVSDVVYGNGVRTRFDYYSYQEAMGRPRGLTASAGSGARYDASYDWSRMGQLVGTTVQRGARKPEQYRFRYDGMGWLAQANGPYGLQDFDYDPAGNILHKDGVTYDYVEGSNRLRGANNGLQVAHDGAGNVTRLHWPGEDWRYHYSGDGNLRAADLNGQVQTAYLYDFAGNRLKRSDASGAVSLYVSGDFDVAIHNGQTRYTRYIAGPQGRIAAFTRSDDGDSRPVRPAAGQPLSGDGLPQPGERYFHTDTLGSSAVVTDEQAQESATLAYQPFGAIDTARSEGKDDFRPKFSGMELDQPVGLNYFGARYQHPTLGRFLQPDPLSQFSNPYSYVGNDPLSLVDPDGEEIVSALVFASVVAISATAGAYSGAAAVNHEMNPAYWDWRKGKTYAGLFAGGAIGAAGGAIGGVAAEAGVAVGIVGEIAVGAVEGAAFSAMGGGSPLEIAESTLTGGLFSGISAGAGAAIGSLARSGSRMIARGEAGVLDSVAGEAGSSLGRVTRQGDDVAGRVGSLESRSLRSATSSSENPRLLSASDGQDMLGALESGCFSFPAGTRISTPDGLRNIETLRVGERVLALEAGDKVVSRPVLATHQRDASDMLDLLIRGGATLATTREHPYWTRDRGWVKAHQLQPEDHLLQPDGSELEVEAVRASPLSARVYNFEVASAHNYFAGDGEAQALVHNSKSCSARSRAVGSTPGKGSRTGREVIARMERQGLVRMKNGVREVAVAVTLGGPRVWKKMDRQIHMGHITDAVAWWNRVGYKTGAKSKTVRTFMLDSSNYELEWGPLNSSNGARLGIQYRKPRGHVGKWP from the coding sequence ATGCTGCTCCTGCTGCTGGCCGGGCTGCCGGCACAGGCTGGCCCCGACGCCGGCCAGACCGGGGCACTGCGTGCCAATACCGAGGTCAGTGCGCTCGGTGCCAGTACCTATGAGCTGCCGATCCAGGTGCCGCCGGGCATCGTCGGCGTGGAACCGCTGCTGTCGCTGCAGTACAACAGCCAGCAGGGGGAGGGCATAGCCGGGCTGGGCATGAGCCTGACCGGGCTGTCCATCATTACCCGCTGTCCGGCCACGACGCCGCTGGACGGCTATGTCGGGAGCGTGAATTTCAACGACCGGGACCGGTTCTGTCTGGACGGCGCCCGGCTGATTGCCGTCAAGGGCCGCTATGGTCAGGACGGCTCCGAATACCGGACGGAAAGCGAGTCGTGGACGCGCGTGGTCGCCAGGGGCGTTTGCGGCAGCGGTCCCTGCTCGTTCCAGGCCTGGAACAAGGCCGGCTGGGCGCTGGCGTTCGGGACCACCGCCGACTCCCGCCCCGGTGTGCCCGGTGCCAGCGAGATCGTCAGCTGGCAGATCGCCCGCTCTGCCGATCTGAACGGCAATGCCGTCACCGTCCACTACAGTACGGCCAGCGATGGCCTGCAGAACCTGCCGGCGCAGATCCGCTACACCGAAAACCCGGCGCAGGGCATGACCGGCGGCAGCCGGGCAGTCAGCTTCGACTACGAGCCCCGCCCCGATCGCATGCCGCGCTATATCGGCGGGCAACGCTTCCTGATGGACAAGCGCCTGACGCGCATTCGTACCTCGGCCGACGGCGCCGCCGTGCTGGATTACCGGCTCGGCTATGCGGTCAGTGCGACGACCCGTCGCAGCCTGCTCGACAGCGTGACCGTGTGTCCGGGCGGCGGGAGCGGCGACTGCCTCGCGCCGACGCGCTTCACCTGGCAAGCCGCCACGCCGGACGTGCGTTCGCCGAACGGCAGCGCCGGCGGGCTGCTGGCCAGCGACTGGTGCAGCGGGGAATCGGCCGTGGTGGACGACGCCGACTTCAATGGCGACGGCCGGCCCGATCTGCTGTGTACCCGCGAAGGCGAGGCCTGGGTGCTGGTGTCGACCGGTACCCAGGCCCGCCCGGCCAACAACCGCGCCAGAGGACAACTGAACCTGACGAAGGACTGGTGTGCCGGCAAAGACCGGACACTGGGCTGGACCGACTTCAATGGCGATCGCAAGACCGATGTGGTGTGCGCCAGCGGCGACTCGACATTCAAGGTCATGGCATCGACCGGCAGCGACGTGATCAGCGTCAATGGCCGTTCCGGCGGCCTGCTGAGCACGCCGCCGCAATGGTGCGAGGCGAGCCGCCAGTGCCGCCCGCGCTTTGTCAATTTCGACGGCGACGGGCGGGGCGATCTGGCCTGCGACTGCGAGGATGGCGACCATCGGGTACTGGTTTCGACCGGCAGCGATGTTCGCTCGCCGAACAACTCGCCGCTCGGCCAGGTAGCCAGCCAGTTCTGTTCGGCCAAGGGCGCGACGACGTCGTGGGGCGACTTCAATGGCGATGGTCAGAGCGATCTGTTCTGCCACGACCATGGCCGGCAGTCGGTGCTGGTGTCCACCGGCACGCAACTGGTGTCGCCGAATCAGGATGCGCGCGGCGTGCTGCGCAACAACTGGTGCGCCGGGCCCGACGACCAGATCGGCAGCGCGGATTTCAACGGTGATGGCCTGGCCGATCTGAGCTGCCGTCAGGCCAATGGCTCGATACAGGTGCTGCTGTCGACCGGAAAGGGACTGGCCGGCCCGAACGACGATGCCAATGGCCTGGTCCGGGCCGGCTGGTGCACCGGCAGTGACAGCCGGCTCAGCTGGGGCGATTTCAACGGTGACGGTCTGGCCGATGCGTTCTGCCACGAAAAGAACGGCCGCCAGTCGCTGATGGTGTCCACCGGCACGCAACTGGTGCCCGGCAACAACAGCGCCGATGGCCTGATTCGCGCCAACTGGTGCCAGGGCGGCACGGTCCGCGCCGGCAACAGCGATTTCAACGGTGATGCGCTGGCCGATCTGATCTGTGCCGACAGCAAGGGTGGGCAGTCGGTGCTGGTCCACAGCGCCGGCGCACCGGACCTGCTGTCCACGGTCACCAACGGACTGGGGGGCGGGGCCCGTTTCAGCTATCGGCCGATGACCGATGATGCGGTCTACCGCGATGGCGACAAGGTGGCCTATCCGACGCTGGATATCCGCACGCCGCTGTACCTGGTGGACCGTTACACCCCGTTCGACGGCCGCGGGAACGACTATCCGAACGCCTTGCAATACAAGGGCGCACGGACCCAGGTCGAGCTGCGTCGCTGGCTGGGCTTCCAGGAAGTACGCCGTACCCGGCTGTTTGACGGCCGCTATTCGCTGACCCGCTATCTCCAGCAATACCCGCTGACGGGGTTCATGGAAGAGGTCGGGGAATATGCGGCGGACGGTGCCCTGCTGTCGCGCGGCAATTTCGTGCCGCAGGTGCTCAACCCGTATCCCGGGGTCTATGCAACGCTTCGCGCCAGCGAGCGTTCGTCCACCTTTACCGCGGGCAAGGCCGACTACGTATCCGAAAAGCGCTACCGCTATGACGAATACGGCAATCCGCTTCTGACCCAGGATCTCGGGGATGCCGCCTCGCCGGCCGACGATCTGTTCGACTGCTGGCACTATCGCAACGACCCGGTGCAATGGCGGCTGGGCTATATCGACAGCCATCGTTCCACCCGGAGCGAAGCCGCGTGCAACGCCTTCCTGCAGGACCCGCAGCGCCGCTGGGATGAGTCGGTCGATCTGCGCTGGGAGCGGACCGGCTACGACGCGGCGATGAATCCGCTGACGCTTGGTGCCTGGGATGACCAGAACAAGACCTGGCTGACCCAGACCAAGGGTTTCGACGGCTTCGGCAATATGGTGTCCATGACCGACTGGGCCGGCCAGACCACCAGGCTTGAGGTCGATCCGGGCAAGACCTATGTGGTCAGCGTCACCTCTCCGGCGCTGGACAACGGCGTGCGGCTCAAGACCCGCAGTGCCTACCAGAACGGGTTTGGCAACCGCACCCTTGAGGTGGATGCCAACGGCAATGAGCAGCGCAGCGAATTTGACGGCCTGGGGCACAGGGTGCGCGAGTTCGGCCCGCGCCCCGGCGCGGACAGCGGCGCCGCCACGACGCTGCTGAAAACCTATCACTACGGGCAGGATGCCGCCGGGTACTTTGTCGAAACGCGCGAGCGCAGCGACTGGGCGCAGGAGGACACCGCCCGCTGGCCATACTCCCGACTGTACGTGGACGGGTTGTCCCGACCGCTGCGCACGGTGCGCAGCGGCCCGGCAGGCGGTGCGGACGTTCTGACCGAGCAGGTTTACGACGCGGCCGGCCGCCTCGGCCGCAGCAGCTTCCCGCGCTTCGTGCAGGAGCCGGCAGCGTGGGTGAGCTACCTGTACGACAACCGCGACCGGCCGACCCGGATGACCCAGCCGGACGGCACGGTGCAGACCGTCGACTACCTGCAGGGAGAACTGAAGGTCCGTACCACGCTGGCGGCCGGCACGGCTGACGAGCGCAGCACGCTGCGCGAGAGTTCGGTGCGCGATGCGCTTCTGCGCACCACGGCCAGCAATGGTGCCGTGGTCAGCTACCAGTACGATCCGCTGGTGCAGACCCGTGAAACACTGGGCCCGCGCGGGGACCTGATCCGTTTCCGCTACGACTCGCTGGGCCGCATTGTCTGGTCGCAGAGCGCGGATACCGGCGAAAAGTACTTCCGCTACGATGCAAAGGGCCTGCTGGCGCGTGTCGAGGCGCCGGACCAGACCGTCATTCGCTATGAATACGATGCGCTGGGCCGCGTGCGCCGGCAGTCGACCAGCCGGGACGGCGAGCCCGGGCAGCGTTACGACTATGGCTATGACGATGCAGCCGCCAACGGCCTGGGGGTACTGACCCGGGTCACCGGTGCCGACGCGACCCAGTCGATGGGATATGACCGCTATGGCCGGGTGCGCACGGAAACGCTGGCCATCGATGGCCGGGTCTATACCCAGACCTCGGAGTACGCGCCCGACGGTGCCCGTACCCGACTGATCTATCCGGACAACGCAATCCTGGACACCGCCTACGATGCGGTGGGCAACCCGACGACGCTGACCTTCCGCGACCGCGCCGACGCCACACCGCGCACTGTCGCCGACTACCGGTCCTATACCGCGCAGAACCAGGTCAGCGATGTGGTCTACGGCAACGGGGTCCGCACCCGTTTCGACTACTACTCGTACCAGGAGGCCATGGGCCGCCCGCGCGGCCTGACAGCGTCTGCCGGCAGCGGCGCCCGTTACGACGCCAGTTATGACTGGAGCCGCATGGGCCAGCTGGTCGGCACCACCGTCCAGCGCGGTGCCCGCAAGCCGGAACAGTACCGCTTCCGCTACGACGGCATGGGCTGGCTCGCCCAGGCCAACGGCCCCTACGGGCTGCAGGATTTCGACTACGACCCGGCCGGCAACATCCTGCACAAGGACGGGGTGACCTACGACTATGTCGAGGGCAGCAACCGGCTGCGGGGGGCCAATAACGGCCTGCAGGTCGCCCATGATGGCGCCGGCAACGTCACCCGGCTGCACTGGCCCGGCGAGGACTGGCGCTATCACTACAGCGGCGATGGCAATCTGCGTGCGGCCGACCTGAACGGTCAGGTGCAGACCGCGTACCTGTACGACTTTGCCGGCAACCGGCTCAAGCGCAGCGACGCGTCCGGCGCGGTATCGCTGTACGTGTCCGGCGACTTCGATGTCGCCATCCATAATGGCCAGACCCGCTACACCCGCTATATCGCCGGCCCGCAGGGACGCATCGCCGCCTTTACCCGCAGCGACGACGGTGACAGCCGGCCGGTCCGGCCGGCAGCCGGCCAGCCCCTGTCCGGCGACGGCCTGCCGCAGCCCGGTGAGCGGTATTTCCACACCGACACCCTCGGCAGTTCGGCCGTCGTGACCGACGAGCAGGCGCAGGAGAGCGCCACGCTGGCCTACCAGCCGTTCGGCGCCATCGACACGGCGCGCAGTGAAGGGAAGGACGATTTCCGGCCCAAGTTCAGCGGCATGGAACTGGACCAGCCGGTCGGGCTGAATTATTTCGGCGCCCGTTACCAGCACCCGACCCTGGGCCGCTTCCTGCAGCCGGATCCGCTGAGCCAGTTCTCCAATCCGTACAGCTATGTGGGCAACGATCCGCTGTCGCTGGTCGATCCGGATGGCGAGGAAATCGTCTCCGCCCTGGTCTTTGCCTCGGTGGTCGCCATCAGCGCCACCGCCGGCGCCTACTCGGGTGCGGCGGCGGTCAATCACGAGATGAATCCGGCGTACTGGGACTGGCGCAAGGGCAAGACCTATGCCGGCCTGTTCGCCGGTGGCGCCATCGGTGCTGCCGGCGGGGCCATCGGCGGCGTGGCGGCCGAGGCCGGCGTGGCGGTCGGTATCGTCGGTGAAATCGCGGTGGGGGCGGTGGAAGGCGCGGCCTTCTCCGCCATGGGCGGCGGCAGCCCGCTGGAGATCGCCGAGTCCACGCTGACCGGTGGCCTGTTCAGTGGCATCAGCGCCGGTGCCGGTGCGGCGATCGGCAGCCTGGCGCGCAGCGGCAGCCGCATGATTGCGCGCGGTGAAGCCGGCGTGCTGGACAGCGTGGCCGGCGAGGCCGGCAGCAGTCTGGGCCGGGTCACGCGCCAGGGTGACGATGTCGCTGGCCGGGTGGGCTCGCTGGAAAGCCGCAGCCTGCGCAGCGCGACCAGCAGCAGCGAGAACCCCCGCCTGCTCAGTGCCTCGGATGGGCAGGACATGCTGGGTGCGCTGGAGTCGGGCTGCTTCAGCTTCCCGGCCGGCACCCGGATCTCGACGCCGGACGGTCTGCGCAATATCGAGACCCTGCGCGTGGGCGAACGGGTGCTGGCGCTGGAAGCCGGCGACAAGGTCGTCAGCCGGCCGGTACTGGCCACGCACCAGCGCGATGCCAGCGACATGCTGGACCTGCTGATTCGCGGCGGCGCGACGCTGGCCACCACCCGCGAACACCCGTACTGGACCCGCGATCGCGGCTGGGTCAAGGCCCATCAGCTCCAGCCGGAAGATCACCTGCTCCAGCCGGATGGCAGCGAGCTTGAAGTCGAGGCGGTCCGGGCCAGCCCGCTTTCCGCCCGGGTCTACAATTTCGAAGTGGCCTCGGCCCACAACTACTTTGCCGGGGACGGCGAAGCCCAGGCGCTGGTGCACAACAGCAAGAGCTGCTCGGCGCGCAGCCGGGCCGTGGGCAGCACGCCGGGCAAGGGGAGCCGCACCGGCAGGGAAGTCATCGCGCGCATGGAACGTCAGGGCCTGGTCCGCATGAAAAACGGTGTCCGCGAAGTGGCGGTGGCCGTCACGCTTGGTGGGCCCCGGGTCTGGAAGAAGATGGACCGGCAGATCCACATGGGTCATATCACCGATGCCGTCGCCTGGTGGAACCGGGTCGGCTACAAGACCGGTGCCAAGTCGAAGACCGTGCGTACCTTCATGCTCGATTCGAGCAACTACGAGCTGGAATGGGGACCGCTGAACAGTTCCAATGGCGCCAGGCTCGGCATCCAGTACCGAAAGCCGAGGGGGCATGTCGGCAAATGGCCTTAG